One window of Salvelinus fontinalis isolate EN_2023a chromosome 19, ASM2944872v1, whole genome shotgun sequence genomic DNA carries:
- the nabp1a gene encoding SOSS complex subunit B2 isoform X1: MSNAINEGLFLIKDVKPGSKNLNIVFIVLEIGPEEQLSRLCNLVQTCNRRVTKTKDGHEVRSCKVADKSGSIAISVWDELGSLIQPGDIIRLTRGYASMWKGCLTLYTGRGGDLQKIGEFCMVYSEVPNFSEPNADLLAQNQQNKTGKSDQRGNSPPNQNSGTPAQSGNGAMIPFVNNNSSPSTPRDPVFGSVGRTNGRSPGSAAPPMSAVGPPSAPKPSVTISNGRDPRRAKR; the protein is encoded by the exons ATGTCGAACGCCATAAACGAAGGTCTGTTCTTGATAAAAGACGTGAAGCCTGGATCGAAAAATTTAAATATCGTATTCATTGTTTTGGAAATAG GGCCAGAGGAACAATTGAGTCGATTGTGCAACTTAGTGCAAACATGTAATC GACGGGTAACCAAGACGAAGGATGGCCATGAGGTGCGTTCCTGCAAGGTAGCGGACAAGAGCGGAAGCATCGCCATCTCTGTCTGGGACGAGCTGGGCAGCCTCATTCAGCCTGGGGACATTATCCGGCTGACCAGAGG CTACGCATCCATGTGGAAGGGCTGCCTGACCCTGTACACTGGAAGAGGTGGAGACCTGCAGAAGATCGGAGA GTTTTGCATGGTGTATTCCGAAGTGCCTAACTTCAGTGAGCCCAACGCAGATCTGCTAGCCCAGAACCAGCAGAACAAGACT GGCAAATCGGATCAGAGGGGGAATTCTCCACCTAATCAGAATTCAGGTACACCTGCTCAGTCAG GTAACGGTGCCATGATACCATTTGTCAACAACAACagttctccctccactcctcgtGATCCTGTCTTTGGGAGTGTGGGGCGGACTAACGGCCGTTCCCCTGGCAGCGCAGCTCCTCCAATGTCCGCTGTGGGACCTCCCAGTGCCCCCAAGCCTTCGGTCACTATTAGCAATGGCAGGGACCCCCGGCGTGCCAAGAGATGA
- the nabp1a gene encoding SOSS complex subunit B2 isoform X2 codes for MSNAINEGLFLIKDVKPGSKNLNIVFIVLEIGRVTKTKDGHEVRSCKVADKSGSIAISVWDELGSLIQPGDIIRLTRGYASMWKGCLTLYTGRGGDLQKIGEFCMVYSEVPNFSEPNADLLAQNQQNKTGKSDQRGNSPPNQNSGTPAQSGNGAMIPFVNNNSSPSTPRDPVFGSVGRTNGRSPGSAAPPMSAVGPPSAPKPSVTISNGRDPRRAKR; via the exons ATGTCGAACGCCATAAACGAAGGTCTGTTCTTGATAAAAGACGTGAAGCCTGGATCGAAAAATTTAAATATCGTATTCATTGTTTTGGAAATAG GACGGGTAACCAAGACGAAGGATGGCCATGAGGTGCGTTCCTGCAAGGTAGCGGACAAGAGCGGAAGCATCGCCATCTCTGTCTGGGACGAGCTGGGCAGCCTCATTCAGCCTGGGGACATTATCCGGCTGACCAGAGG CTACGCATCCATGTGGAAGGGCTGCCTGACCCTGTACACTGGAAGAGGTGGAGACCTGCAGAAGATCGGAGA GTTTTGCATGGTGTATTCCGAAGTGCCTAACTTCAGTGAGCCCAACGCAGATCTGCTAGCCCAGAACCAGCAGAACAAGACT GGCAAATCGGATCAGAGGGGGAATTCTCCACCTAATCAGAATTCAGGTACACCTGCTCAGTCAG GTAACGGTGCCATGATACCATTTGTCAACAACAACagttctccctccactcctcgtGATCCTGTCTTTGGGAGTGTGGGGCGGACTAACGGCCGTTCCCCTGGCAGCGCAGCTCCTCCAATGTCCGCTGTGGGACCTCCCAGTGCCCCCAAGCCTTCGGTCACTATTAGCAATGGCAGGGACCCCCGGCGTGCCAAGAGATGA